From one Amycolatopsis sp. FDAARGOS 1241 genomic stretch:
- a CDS encoding MFS transporter, whose translation MTTVPSAENTAGTTVATHRLTGEQRKAIVAGAIGNTVEWVDWAVYATFSPIFAGQFFAGGNETTALLSTLAVFAVGFVMRPIGGAVLGAYADRRGRKKGLTLTISLMAAASIVIAVCPTYSQIGVGAPIVLLLARLVQGFSAGGEFGSSSAFLIESAAPGRRAFAGSWQQVSVGAGSLIAALLGTILNSTLSDADLHGWGWRLAFGIAGLLGLVGLWLRRSVHETEAFGKISAKPRRNPVVAMFRDHPGAALRVAGVTIAGTLIYYVWVSYMPAYAHLATGIPLKTALLANTLAMLVFICLLPFGGLLSDRIGRKATMTAFAAGFVVFAWPAFHFLANGFWSVFVIELIGLVLIVGYSANCAVIMAEQFPPEVRTTGIGLPYALAVAVFGGTAPYVTTWLNANHHGDLVWIYVAVAALIGVAVYLTMPETKGKQL comes from the coding sequence GTGACCACCGTTCCGTCCGCTGAGAACACTGCAGGCACCACCGTCGCGACCCACCGGCTGACCGGTGAGCAGCGCAAGGCGATCGTCGCCGGCGCCATCGGCAACACCGTCGAGTGGGTCGACTGGGCCGTCTACGCCACGTTCTCCCCCATCTTCGCCGGCCAGTTCTTCGCCGGGGGCAACGAGACCACCGCACTGCTGTCCACTTTGGCCGTGTTCGCGGTCGGCTTCGTGATGCGCCCGATCGGCGGTGCGGTGCTCGGCGCGTACGCCGACCGGCGCGGCCGCAAGAAGGGCCTCACGCTCACCATCTCGCTCATGGCGGCCGCGTCGATCGTCATCGCCGTGTGCCCGACCTACAGCCAGATCGGCGTGGGCGCCCCGATCGTGCTGCTGCTCGCCCGGCTCGTGCAGGGCTTCTCCGCGGGCGGCGAGTTCGGTTCGTCGTCGGCGTTCCTGATCGAATCGGCCGCACCCGGTCGCCGGGCGTTCGCCGGGTCGTGGCAGCAGGTCTCCGTCGGCGCGGGCTCGCTCATCGCCGCGCTGCTCGGCACGATCCTCAACTCGACGCTGTCCGATGCCGACCTGCACGGGTGGGGCTGGCGCCTGGCGTTCGGCATCGCGGGGCTCCTCGGGCTCGTCGGACTGTGGCTGCGGCGCTCGGTGCACGAGACGGAGGCGTTCGGCAAGATCAGCGCGAAGCCGCGGCGCAACCCCGTTGTCGCGATGTTCCGCGACCACCCGGGTGCCGCGCTGCGCGTGGCCGGCGTGACGATCGCGGGCACGCTGATCTACTACGTGTGGGTCAGCTACATGCCGGCGTACGCGCATCTGGCCACCGGCATCCCGCTCAAGACCGCGTTGCTGGCCAACACGCTGGCGATGCTCGTGTTCATCTGCCTGCTGCCGTTCGGCGGGCTGCTGTCGGACCGGATCGGCCGCAAGGCGACGATGACGGCGTTCGCCGCCGGGTTCGTGGTGTTCGCCTGGCCCGCGTTCCACTTCCTGGCCAACGGGTTCTGGAGCGTGTTCGTGATCGAGCTGATCGGCCTCGTGCTGATCGTCGGTTACTCGGCCAACTGCGCGGTGATCATGGCCGAGCAGTTCCCGCCCGAGGTGCGCACCACCGGTATCGGCCTCCCGTACGCGCTGGCCGTCGCCGTGTTCGGCGGCACCGCGCCGTACGTCACGACCTGGCTCAACGCCAACCACCACGGCGACCTCGTGTGGATCTACGTCGCCGTCGCCGCGCTGATCGGTGTCGCGGTGTACCTCACCATGCCCGAGACGAAGGGGAAGCAGCTCTAG
- a CDS encoding polysaccharide deacetylase, with protein MTDQPWLWDEATWRGHVEHVRAGRALRPKSWPGDAKAAVALSFDSDHETPALRDGEVLPGKLAQGEYGARVGVPRLLRLLERFNAPASFFVPAVSALLHDGEVKTYADAGHEVALHGWIHERNTALTETQERDLAFRAADVLERLAGTRPVGIRTPSWDFSAHTLAITRELGLKYDSSLMADDDCYELLENGEPTGIVELPVEWIRDDAPYFMMDRFASLRPYTPPRGVLSIWRDEFDAAYAEGGIFQLTMHPHIIGHRSRVAILTELLEHISGHDGVWFATHAQIVDHVLTAGEAQP; from the coding sequence ATGACGGACCAACCGTGGCTCTGGGACGAGGCGACGTGGCGCGGCCACGTCGAGCACGTCCGCGCCGGCCGAGCGCTGCGCCCGAAGTCGTGGCCCGGTGATGCGAAAGCAGCTGTCGCGCTGTCGTTCGACTCCGACCACGAAACGCCGGCCCTGCGCGACGGCGAGGTGCTGCCCGGCAAGCTCGCGCAAGGCGAGTACGGCGCGCGCGTCGGCGTCCCCCGGTTGCTGCGGCTGCTGGAGCGGTTCAACGCGCCCGCGTCCTTCTTCGTCCCCGCCGTGTCGGCTCTGTTGCACGACGGCGAGGTCAAGACCTATGCGGACGCCGGCCACGAAGTGGCGCTGCACGGCTGGATCCACGAACGCAACACCGCGCTCACGGAGACCCAGGAGCGAGACCTCGCCTTCCGCGCCGCCGACGTGCTGGAGCGGCTGGCGGGCACCCGGCCCGTCGGCATCCGCACGCCGTCGTGGGACTTCTCCGCGCACACGCTGGCCATCACGCGTGAACTCGGCCTGAAGTACGACTCGTCGCTGATGGCCGACGACGACTGCTACGAGCTGCTGGAGAACGGCGAGCCGACCGGGATCGTCGAGCTGCCCGTGGAGTGGATCCGCGACGACGCGCCGTACTTCATGATGGACCGCTTCGCCTCGCTGCGGCCCTACACGCCGCCGCGCGGGGTGCTTTCGATCTGGCGCGACGAGTTCGACGCCGCGTACGCCGAGGGCGGCATCTTCCAGCTCACCATGCACCCGCACATCATCGGGCACCGCTCACGCGTCGCGATCCTCACCGAGCTGCTCGAGCACATCAGTGGCCACGACGGCGTGTGGTTCGCCACCCACGCCCAGATCGTCGACCACGTCCTCACCGCCGGGGAGGCGCAGCCGTGA
- a CDS encoding Lrp/AsnC family transcriptional regulator: protein MQDEVKVSDLDRRIVAALQLNGRASWGAIARHVGSSESTVLRRAGQLTESGQLRVIGVVDVLRCGLGVPVLARLRCRPGTAAAVAEELAARPEVRYATVLAGSADCSAEFVLPTYRDVARLQGDFPAAGNVRDAETFAVMRTFTSNHDWDSGELTADAVAELRGGDVRPFEEQHWERPPEHLDELDLAISAVLGEDGRVSFKEVSRHVGMSESTVARRVDSLVRRGCLRFRTLAEPAMFGYALEFMLWLSVVPAELDRAGQQLAGHPGTKYLSATTGRFNLVGQIVLRHYGELYRHTTDVVGALPGLREADVTLQVSTLKRAWAPTPAAAATLEEA, encoded by the coding sequence ATGCAGGACGAGGTCAAAGTGAGCGATCTGGACCGGCGGATCGTCGCCGCGCTCCAGCTCAACGGGCGGGCGTCGTGGGGCGCCATCGCGCGGCACGTGGGCTCGAGTGAGTCGACGGTGCTGCGCCGCGCCGGCCAGCTCACCGAAAGCGGGCAGCTGCGGGTGATCGGCGTTGTCGACGTGCTGCGCTGTGGCCTCGGCGTGCCGGTGCTGGCGCGCCTGCGCTGCCGGCCGGGCACGGCCGCCGCCGTCGCCGAGGAGCTGGCCGCGCGGCCGGAGGTCCGCTACGCCACCGTGCTCGCGGGCAGCGCCGACTGCTCGGCGGAGTTCGTGCTCCCGACCTACCGCGACGTCGCCCGCCTCCAGGGCGACTTCCCCGCGGCGGGCAACGTGCGCGACGCCGAGACCTTCGCCGTGATGCGCACGTTCACCTCCAACCACGACTGGGATTCGGGCGAGCTCACCGCCGACGCGGTGGCCGAGCTGCGCGGCGGCGACGTGCGGCCGTTCGAGGAGCAGCATTGGGAACGCCCGCCCGAGCACCTCGACGAGCTCGACCTGGCGATCAGCGCGGTGCTCGGGGAAGACGGCCGGGTCTCGTTCAAAGAGGTGTCGCGCCACGTCGGCATGAGCGAATCGACCGTCGCGCGCCGGGTCGACTCCCTCGTGCGCCGCGGCTGCCTGCGCTTTCGCACCCTGGCCGAACCCGCGATGTTCGGCTACGCGCTCGAATTCATGCTGTGGCTCTCGGTCGTCCCGGCCGAACTGGACCGCGCCGGCCAGCAGCTCGCCGGGCACCCCGGGACGAAGTACCTGAGCGCGACCACCGGCCGGTTCAACCTCGTCGGCCAGATCGTGTTGCGCCACTACGGCGAGCTCTACCGCCACACCACCGACGTCGTCGGCGCCCTCCCGGGCCTGCGGGAAGCCGACGTGACCCTGCAGGTCTCGACCCTCAAACGCGCGTGGGCGCCCACCCCCGCGGCAGCCGCAACCCTGGAGGAAGCATGA
- a CDS encoding TetR/AcrR family transcriptional regulator, translating to MVDSRENLLGAAVDHIARLGAAQSLRAVAAAIGTSHRMLIYHFGSKEGLLTEVAREVERRQRSVLDHIDPDLPPTQAARVFWRHLTDESLRHNEKLFFQLYGQALGDTPGTAEFLDGVIADWLVPLEALLARFGVPEQDRPAQARLGLAVARGLLLDLVTTGDRKAVDAAMERFLALQADPGR from the coding sequence ATGGTCGATTCAAGGGAAAACCTCCTCGGCGCGGCGGTCGACCACATCGCCCGCCTCGGCGCGGCCCAGAGCCTCCGCGCGGTCGCGGCCGCGATCGGCACGAGCCACCGGATGCTCATCTACCACTTCGGCTCGAAAGAGGGCCTGCTCACCGAGGTCGCGCGCGAGGTCGAACGCAGGCAGCGCAGCGTGCTGGACCACATCGACCCTGACCTGCCGCCGACCCAGGCGGCCCGGGTTTTCTGGCGCCACCTCACCGATGAATCCCTGCGCCACAACGAAAAACTCTTCTTCCAGCTCTACGGCCAGGCCCTCGGCGACACCCCCGGCACCGCCGAATTCCTCGACGGCGTGATCGCCGACTGGCTCGTCCCCCTCGAGGCACTGCTCGCCCGCTTCGGCGTGCCCGAGCAGGACCGGCCGGCCCAGGCCCGGCTGGGCCTCGCGGTCGCGCGCGGGCTGCTGCTCGACCTCGTGACCACCGGCGACCGGAAGGCCGTCGACGCGGCGATGGAGCGGTTCCTCGCCCTGCAAGCCGACCCCGGTCGCTGA
- a CDS encoding SRPBCC family protein: MQHISVRARTPATPATVYALLCDGASWPRWSPLGSFELARPGAQEREGLGALRLFRTGRTRSCEEVIALEPDRRFGYALRSGLPLRDYRAYVDLTPVAGGTEIHWHSTFTGKVPGTGWFYRLVLHRFIERVVAGLVAETTRVARAS, encoded by the coding sequence ATGCAGCACATCTCGGTGCGGGCCCGCACGCCCGCCACCCCGGCCACCGTCTACGCCCTCCTGTGCGACGGCGCGAGCTGGCCGCGCTGGTCGCCACTCGGCTCGTTCGAACTCGCGCGGCCGGGCGCGCAGGAACGCGAGGGGCTCGGCGCGTTGCGCCTGTTCCGCACCGGCCGCACCCGCTCGTGCGAGGAAGTCATCGCCCTGGAACCCGACCGCCGGTTCGGCTACGCACTTCGCAGCGGGCTGCCGCTGCGCGACTACCGCGCCTACGTCGACCTGACCCCCGTCGCCGGCGGCACGGAGATCCACTGGCACTCCACGTTCACCGGCAAGGTGCCGGGCACGGGCTGGTTCTACCGGCTCGTGCTGCACCGGTTCATCGAGCGCGTGGTGGCCGGCCTCGTGGCGGAGACGACCCGGGTGGCGCGAGCGAGCTAG
- a CDS encoding helix-turn-helix domain-containing protein — translation MTQGNPYDRDCPTRQLLDRIGDQWTVLIVGTLRDGPLRFTQIGKRVEGISQKVLTQTLRSLVRDGILTRTAYPVIPPKVEYELTPLGHDLAEPLDMLDLWARRHMDQVTAAREAFDVQQSAASA, via the coding sequence GTGACGCAGGGCAACCCGTACGACCGCGACTGCCCGACCCGCCAGCTGCTCGACCGCATCGGCGACCAGTGGACGGTCCTCATCGTCGGCACCCTCCGCGACGGCCCGCTGCGCTTCACGCAGATCGGCAAGCGCGTCGAGGGCATCTCTCAGAAGGTCCTGACGCAAACCCTGCGCAGCCTCGTCCGCGATGGCATCCTCACCCGCACCGCCTACCCGGTCATCCCGCCGAAGGTGGAGTACGAACTCACCCCGCTCGGCCACGACCTCGCCGAACCCCTCGACATGCTCGACCTCTGGGCGCGCCGCCACATGGACCAGGTCACGGCCGCCCGCGAAGCGTTCGACGTGCAGCAATCGGCCGCGTCGGCCTGA
- a CDS encoding LytTR family DNA-binding domain-containing protein, protein MHERDPLAWGGSGQHGNREVLQLSERPSSGETGPALAAAKSEPAPVFVTAFPDKAVDAFEIGAVDYVLKPCRQRRLDRAIARIRNKRAD, encoded by the coding sequence ATGCATGAGCGCGACCCGCTGGCGTGGGGTGGCTCCGGCCAGCACGGGAACCGAGAGGTGCTCCAGCTGTCTGAACGCCCGAGTTCGGGGGAGACCGGCCCAGCTCTCGCTGCGGCCAAGTCGGAGCCGGCGCCGGTTTTCGTCACCGCCTTTCCCGACAAGGCGGTCGATGCTTTCGAAATCGGCGCAGTCGACTACGTGCTCAAGCCCTGTCGGCAGCGCAGGCTCGACCGCGCGATCGCTCGGATCAGGAACAAACGCGCCGACTGA
- a CDS encoding response regulator transcription factor, with product MITVVVADDEPMVCAHLRTILGSAGDIEVLAQAADGAEAVEAVVRHRPDVVLMDLRMPGVDGLTATARITALPDPPAVVALTTFDADTYVIRALRAGATGFLVKSTPPEDLIGLVRVAADGHTVLSPSATRRLVALSSGGHARTDEARRRTEPLTERERDVLTCLGEGLSNADIAARLHLAEATVKSYVSRMLVKLDCSNRTQAGLLAHEAGLVS from the coding sequence GTGATCACGGTGGTCGTGGCCGACGACGAACCGATGGTCTGCGCGCACCTGCGCACGATCCTCGGCTCCGCCGGCGACATCGAGGTGCTCGCCCAGGCCGCCGACGGCGCCGAAGCGGTGGAAGCCGTCGTCCGGCACCGCCCCGACGTGGTGCTGATGGACCTGCGCATGCCCGGTGTCGACGGGCTCACGGCCACCGCGCGCATCACCGCCCTGCCAGACCCGCCCGCGGTGGTCGCCCTCACGACGTTCGACGCCGACACGTACGTGATCCGCGCGCTGCGCGCGGGCGCCACCGGTTTCCTCGTGAAATCGACGCCGCCGGAGGATCTCATCGGTTTGGTCCGCGTCGCCGCGGACGGGCACACGGTGCTGTCCCCGTCCGCGACGCGCCGCCTCGTCGCCCTGTCGTCGGGCGGCCACGCCCGCACCGACGAAGCCCGCCGCCGCACGGAACCCCTCACCGAGCGCGAACGCGACGTCCTCACCTGCCTCGGCGAGGGACTGTCCAATGCGGACATCGCCGCCCGACTGCACCTCGCGGAGGCGACGGTGAAGAGCTACGTGTCCCGGATGCTCGTCAAGCTGGACTGCAGCAACCGCACCCAGGCCGGCTTGCTGGCCCACGAGGCGGGGCTGGTCAGCTGA
- a CDS encoding ATP-binding protein, translating to MVQEALTNVRKHAPGSSAAVSLRYHADGLDVCVTNTRGARPPDPALAGSGSGAGLSGLRQRVELVGGRFEAGPEPGGGFRLGALLPAYVPTTEGVPR from the coding sequence GTGGTGCAGGAGGCGCTGACGAACGTCCGCAAGCACGCGCCGGGTTCCTCGGCCGCGGTGTCGCTGCGCTACCACGCCGACGGGCTCGACGTGTGCGTCACCAATACGCGCGGTGCCCGCCCGCCCGACCCGGCGCTGGCCGGCAGTGGTTCCGGCGCGGGGCTGAGCGGGCTGCGCCAGCGCGTCGAACTCGTCGGCGGGCGCTTCGAAGCGGGCCCGGAACCCGGCGGCGGGTTCCGCCTCGGTGCGCTACTCCCCGCCTACGTCCCGACGACGGAAGGTGTCCCGCGGTGA
- a CDS encoding sensor histidine kinase, whose protein sequence is MTEVRRTLWPRPVELAWLLGTAIVFAGLDAFLNLAAPTTGALGPYAGLALELVCDFSLLLLFRFPGAVAGLLVVASLAMLASDLFWPGLLMPADKPTLMTVPTITPVVLTQLAKLMDRRRLLWLGGVLALLATRPWDPAWNTTPFGLLSTALPVAVSLYFEARRQLLRSLRDRAERAEREQHLLAERAIAEERRRLAGEMHDVVTHRLSLMVGALGVVSADPAVRAAAEDIRREGAHALDELRDLVGVLRDGSAAEAPVASPAPTSDPADLVAESVAIGVATELSVTGNPEGVSPTVARTA, encoded by the coding sequence GTGACCGAAGTCCGGCGAACGCTCTGGCCGCGGCCGGTGGAGCTCGCCTGGCTGCTGGGCACGGCGATCGTCTTCGCCGGCCTCGACGCGTTCCTCAACCTGGCCGCGCCGACGACGGGTGCGCTCGGCCCGTACGCCGGGCTGGCGCTCGAGCTCGTGTGCGACTTCTCGCTGCTGCTCCTGTTCCGCTTCCCCGGCGCGGTCGCCGGGCTGCTCGTGGTGGCCTCGCTGGCGATGCTGGCGTCGGACCTGTTCTGGCCCGGCCTGCTGATGCCCGCGGACAAGCCGACGCTGATGACCGTGCCCACCATCACGCCGGTGGTGCTGACGCAGCTGGCGAAGCTGATGGACCGGCGGCGGCTGCTGTGGCTCGGCGGGGTGCTGGCACTGCTGGCGACGCGGCCGTGGGACCCGGCGTGGAACACGACACCGTTCGGGTTGCTGAGCACCGCTCTGCCGGTGGCGGTGTCGCTGTACTTCGAGGCGCGGCGGCAGCTGCTGCGTTCGCTGCGCGATCGGGCGGAGCGCGCCGAACGCGAGCAGCACCTGCTCGCCGAACGCGCCATCGCCGAGGAACGCCGTCGGCTCGCGGGCGAGATGCACGACGTCGTCACCCACCGGCTGAGCCTGATGGTGGGCGCGCTCGGCGTCGTGTCGGCGGATCCGGCCGTGCGTGCGGCGGCCGAGGACATCCGGCGCGAAGGCGCGCACGCGCTGGACGAGCTTCGGGACCTCGTCGGCGTGCTGCGCGACGGCTCGGCCGCGGAGGCGCCCGTCGCCTCGCCCGCGCCGACGAGTGATCCGGCGGACCTCGTGGCGGAGTCGGTGGCGATCGGCGTGGCGACGGAGCTTTCGGTGACCGGCAACCCGGAGGGCGTGTCGCCGACAGTGGCGCGCACGGCGTAA
- a CDS encoding glycosyltransferase family 39 protein, producing the protein MTSAGVTAPEAPPVVAAGPAPFARVPVLTVTALVTALLIATGTRYAHGFDELYFLVAGRDHPAWGYFDQPPLVPLLAGTLDRLFPGSLLAFRVPMALAAGAGAVVTALIARELGGRRAAQLMAAGAYATSGLVIVGHWVATYALDPFLWTGVVFLLVRWTRTRRDGLLVWAGVVTAVSLEVKFLIPALWAAVLVSAAVLGPRRLLSRPKLWLGALIAVVATIPAFAWQARNGWPYAHMADVVAAEFPGYLAFVRDGLFGAGMGLGVLALLYGVWRLLRSPELRSYRYLAVALLLVTVVVLMMHGRAYYLMSLYALPFAAAAVELTRRDLVRWWRIPVTIAFALSAAVTVAGLPVWPASMKATSFGPLPLGTVFQGGETAEVQVADAVGRTYAALPPAMKGQTAVYAEIYPFAAAVEYYGPRYGITDVYSAHCGYRYFDRPPDSARDVLFTGFDPALLKPYFSSVTEVVPGLVWLYTGRKQPWPDIWPAVRTQ; encoded by the coding sequence ATGACGAGTGCAGGAGTGACCGCGCCCGAAGCGCCGCCCGTCGTGGCGGCGGGACCCGCGCCGTTCGCGCGCGTCCCGGTGCTGACCGTCACCGCGCTGGTGACCGCGTTGCTCATCGCGACCGGCACGCGGTACGCGCACGGCTTCGACGAGCTGTACTTCCTGGTGGCGGGTCGAGATCATCCGGCCTGGGGGTATTTCGACCAGCCACCGCTCGTGCCCCTCCTCGCGGGCACGCTCGACCGGCTGTTCCCCGGTTCGCTGCTCGCGTTCCGGGTGCCGATGGCGCTCGCGGCCGGCGCCGGCGCGGTGGTCACGGCGCTGATCGCGCGCGAGCTCGGCGGCCGCCGAGCGGCCCAGCTGATGGCCGCCGGGGCATACGCGACCTCCGGGCTGGTCATCGTCGGCCACTGGGTCGCGACGTACGCGCTGGACCCGTTCCTGTGGACGGGCGTCGTGTTCCTCCTGGTCCGCTGGACCCGGACGCGCCGCGACGGCCTGCTCGTCTGGGCCGGCGTCGTCACCGCGGTGTCCCTCGAGGTGAAATTCCTGATCCCGGCGCTGTGGGCCGCCGTGCTGGTGTCCGCGGCGGTGCTCGGGCCGCGGCGCTTGCTCAGCCGCCCGAAACTGTGGCTGGGCGCCCTGATCGCGGTGGTCGCGACGATCCCCGCGTTCGCCTGGCAGGCGAGGAACGGCTGGCCGTACGCCCACATGGCCGACGTCGTCGCGGCCGAGTTCCCCGGTTACCTCGCCTTCGTGCGCGACGGGCTGTTCGGCGCGGGGATGGGGCTCGGCGTACTCGCGCTGCTCTACGGTGTCTGGCGCCTGCTTCGGTCACCGGAGCTGCGGTCGTACCGCTACCTCGCCGTCGCGCTGCTGCTGGTCACGGTGGTGGTGCTGATGATGCACGGGCGGGCGTACTACCTGATGAGCCTGTACGCGTTGCCCTTCGCCGCGGCCGCCGTCGAACTGACCCGGCGGGACCTCGTGCGATGGTGGCGGATCCCGGTGACGATCGCGTTCGCGCTCTCGGCCGCGGTCACCGTCGCCGGTCTGCCGGTGTGGCCGGCGTCGATGAAGGCGACGTCGTTCGGGCCGCTGCCACTGGGCACCGTCTTCCAGGGCGGAGAAACGGCCGAGGTCCAGGTCGCGGACGCAGTAGGCCGGACGTACGCGGCGCTGCCACCCGCGATGAAGGGGCAGACGGCGGTGTACGCGGAGATCTACCCGTTCGCCGCTGCGGTCGAGTACTACGGGCCCCGGTACGGGATCACGGACGTCTACAGTGCACACTGCGGTTACCGGTACTTCGACCGGCCGCCGGATTCGGCGCGGGACGTGCTGTTCACGGGCTTCGACCCGGCGCTGCTGAAGCCGTACTTCTCCTCGGTGACCGAGGTGGTGCCAGGGCTCGTGTGGCTGTACACCGGGCGGAAGCAGCCGTGGCCCGACATCTGGCCGGCGGTGAGGACGCAGTGA
- a CDS encoding GPP34 family phosphoprotein, translated as MTLSLPARAYLLACDSGKGRVRDRRRTALLVRAAAITDLLLRGRAEESGGRVAVTGLGPTGDLLLDDVLADLAERGAAGWRALLRRDGGDTLRSLELQLAASGVLQQAVTSVLRRKVLQPAEARLAEQARASVAHALHAPLSEVDAADAALTALAAAAGVGISRAEAGRTSARLAEPAEAGGAAGPPLRRAVRQLRARRAAPASGGS; from the coding sequence GTGACCCTTTCCTTGCCCGCACGGGCTTATCTGCTCGCGTGCGATTCCGGCAAGGGCCGGGTCCGCGACCGGCGCCGCACGGCGCTGCTCGTGCGCGCCGCCGCGATCACGGACCTGCTTCTGCGGGGTCGCGCCGAGGAGAGCGGCGGCCGCGTTGCCGTGACCGGCCTCGGTCCGACGGGTGACCTGCTCCTCGACGACGTTCTTGCCGACCTCGCCGAGCGCGGCGCGGCCGGCTGGCGCGCGCTGCTCAGGCGCGACGGCGGGGACACGTTGAGGTCGCTGGAACTCCAGCTCGCCGCTTCGGGCGTGCTGCAGCAGGCGGTGACTTCGGTGCTGCGGCGCAAGGTGCTGCAGCCCGCCGAGGCGCGGCTCGCCGAGCAGGCCCGCGCGAGCGTGGCCCACGCCTTGCACGCCCCGCTGTCCGAAGTGGACGCCGCGGACGCGGCGCTCACCGCCCTCGCCGCGGCCGCGGGGGTCGGGATCAGCCGGGCCGAGGCCGGCCGGACCTCCGCGCGGCTCGCGGAGCCGGCTGAGGCCGGCGGCGCCGCCGGCCCGCCGTTGCGGCGCGCGGTGCGGCAGCTGCGAGCCCGCCGGGCGGCGCCGGCGTCCGGCGGGAGCTGA
- a CDS encoding TetR/AcrR family transcriptional regulator, with amino-acid sequence MPKQVDHDQRRAQIADALQRLIARHGLEGVSLRHVAAEAGVSMGSVQHYFASKDEMLLFTLEHRNRQREERIRAQVIAGGERTPKRILRACLLEMLPRDERSAADWLIGVAFFTRAVADARLAEVYAEGVPQLHEFFAGLIRQAQEAGDVAADVDAGHESAILWALADSQGSDVLLGHRSADDAVATVDYHLGRLFTR; translated from the coding sequence TTGCCCAAGCAAGTGGACCACGACCAGCGGCGCGCGCAGATCGCCGACGCGTTGCAACGGCTGATCGCGCGCCACGGCCTGGAAGGCGTGAGCCTGCGCCACGTCGCCGCCGAGGCGGGGGTGTCGATGGGCTCGGTGCAGCACTACTTCGCGTCGAAGGACGAGATGCTGCTGTTCACGCTCGAGCACCGCAACCGGCAGCGCGAAGAACGCATCCGCGCGCAGGTCATCGCCGGCGGCGAGCGGACCCCGAAGCGGATCCTGCGCGCCTGCCTGCTGGAAATGCTGCCGCGCGACGAGCGCAGCGCCGCCGACTGGCTGATCGGCGTCGCGTTCTTCACCCGCGCCGTCGCCGACGCCCGGCTGGCGGAGGTCTATGCCGAGGGCGTGCCGCAGCTGCACGAGTTCTTCGCCGGGCTGATCCGTCAGGCACAGGAGGCGGGTGATGTCGCGGCAGACGTCGACGCGGGTCACGAGTCGGCCATCCTGTGGGCACTGGCCGACTCGCAAGGCTCCGACGTCCTCCTGGGTCACCGTTCGGCGGACGACGCGGTGGCCACCGTCGACTACCACCTCGGCCGGCTCTTCACCCGCTGA
- a CDS encoding PH domain-containing protein — MGALVVLGLLLTDVLLVIGLALAVVTLPVAVALGLDAYRGLGHLLTGRYLVTRSGAVRRSTVAIERDGVLGWTVKQPVFQRRRGPATFTATTAAGAGPYSIRDASADEGLDLAATATPGVPAPFVSVEAEASRA, encoded by the coding sequence GTGGGCGCGCTCGTGGTGCTCGGACTGCTACTGACGGACGTGCTGCTCGTGATCGGGCTCGCGCTCGCCGTCGTCACGCTGCCGGTGGCGGTCGCGCTCGGGCTCGACGCGTACCGCGGCCTCGGCCATTTGCTTACCGGCCGCTACCTCGTCACCCGCAGTGGCGCCGTGCGGCGCAGCACCGTCGCGATCGAGCGCGACGGCGTGCTCGGCTGGACGGTGAAGCAGCCGGTCTTCCAGCGGCGCCGCGGCCCGGCGACGTTCACCGCGACCACCGCGGCGGGCGCGGGTCCGTACTCGATCCGCGACGCCTCGGCGGACGAAGGCCTCGACCTCGCCGCCACCGCGACGCCCGGCGTGCCGGCGCCCTTCGTTTCGGTGGAGGCCGAAGCGTCGCGGGCGTAG